A DNA window from Doryrhamphus excisus isolate RoL2022-K1 chromosome 2, RoL_Dexc_1.0, whole genome shotgun sequence contains the following coding sequences:
- the sult6b1 gene encoding sulfotransferase 6B1 isoform X2 has protein sequence MDGCTQTALDKSPLLRILGTHLHPDNIPTSFFTKRVKILVIFRNPKDTLVSFYHFCKNFPIQPFPSSWESFYTNFMSGEVPWGSYFEHALAWEKRMDDPNVMLVTYEELKQDLGEGLRQISSFLGFKLTEDQVQQVSEGVTFAAMKETVLVPRAMRGIIFRQGEVGDWRNHFTAEQSQQMDRVFSKHLAGTRLGRRLKYDVYCQ, from the exons GCGCTAGATAAAAGCCCCTTGCTCAGGATTTTGGGGACCCACCTGCACCCCGACAACATCCCCACCTCCTTCTTCACCAAGAGAGTAAAG ATCTTGGTCATCTTCAGGAACCCCAAGGACACGCTGGTGTCCTTCTATCACTTCTGCAAAAATTTCCCCATCCAACCATTTCCATCGTCATGGGAATCTTTCTACACCAACTTCATGTCTGGAGAAG TTCCCTGGGGGTCCTACTTTGAGCACGCTTTGGCCTGGGAGAAGAGGATGGACGACCCCAATGTCATGCTGGTCACCTACGAGGAGCTCAAACAA GACCTTGGCGAGGGACTCCGTCAAATATCATCCTTCTTGGGCTTCAAGCTGACTGAGGATCAGGTGCAGCAGGTGTCTGAGGGCGTCACCTTCGCCGCCATGAAGGAGACCGTCCTGGTGCCGCGTGCAATGAGAGGCATCATCTTCAGGCAAG GTGAGGTAGGAGACTGGAGGAACCACTTCACCGCAGAACAGAGCCAGCAGATGGACCGGGTCTTCAGCAAACACCTGGCGGGAACGCGGCTGGGACGCCGCCTCAAGTATGATGTCTACTGTCAGTAG
- the sult6b1 gene encoding sulfotransferase 6B1 isoform X1 — protein MFGVLNKIITEATGKKIEIRIPPLLEFFGADVLQALDKSPLLRILGTHLHPDNIPTSFFTKRVKILVIFRNPKDTLVSFYHFCKNFPIQPFPSSWESFYTNFMSGEVPWGSYFEHALAWEKRMDDPNVMLVTYEELKQDLGEGLRQISSFLGFKLTEDQVQQVSEGVTFAAMKETVLVPRAMRGIIFRQGEVGDWRNHFTAEQSQQMDRVFSKHLAGTRLGRRLKYDVYCQ, from the exons ATGTTTGGAGTGTTGAATAAGATCATCACCGAGGCCACAGGAAAGAAGATAGAAATCAGGATACCGCCACTTCTAGAGTTCTTCGGGGCGGATGTCTTACAG GCGCTAGATAAAAGCCCCTTGCTCAGGATTTTGGGGACCCACCTGCACCCCGACAACATCCCCACCTCCTTCTTCACCAAGAGAGTAAAG ATCTTGGTCATCTTCAGGAACCCCAAGGACACGCTGGTGTCCTTCTATCACTTCTGCAAAAATTTCCCCATCCAACCATTTCCATCGTCATGGGAATCTTTCTACACCAACTTCATGTCTGGAGAAG TTCCCTGGGGGTCCTACTTTGAGCACGCTTTGGCCTGGGAGAAGAGGATGGACGACCCCAATGTCATGCTGGTCACCTACGAGGAGCTCAAACAA GACCTTGGCGAGGGACTCCGTCAAATATCATCCTTCTTGGGCTTCAAGCTGACTGAGGATCAGGTGCAGCAGGTGTCTGAGGGCGTCACCTTCGCCGCCATGAAGGAGACCGTCCTGGTGCCGCGTGCAATGAGAGGCATCATCTTCAGGCAAG GTGAGGTAGGAGACTGGAGGAACCACTTCACCGCAGAACAGAGCCAGCAGATGGACCGGGTCTTCAGCAAACACCTGGCGGGAACGCGGCTGGGACGCCGCCTCAAGTATGATGTCTACTGTCAGTAG